The Paenibacillus sp. BIC5C1 DNA segment GTTCTCCAGAGAGCGGCTGCTGGAAAGTATCAGTGAGCTGACGCAGAAACCGGATACACCTTCGCTCATCTACGTGACTCATCATACGGAGGAAATATTGCCTGTGTTCAGTCACAGCCTGCTGCTCCGACGGGGCGAGATCGTGAATAGCGGATTGACCAGTGAGTTGATGAACAGAGATGTACTGAGTAACTTTTTTGAATCACCAGTGGATGTGGATCGGCATGGAGAACGTGTCTATGTCAGAGCATCGGATAAATAATTTTCTATATCTATTCACAGTCGGAACAGTCAAAGTAGCCCAAAATCTTATCCACATGTGGACAGGTTTTTGGGCTGTTTGGCTATATGATGAATTATCCACAGTTTTCTGTGTATTATTTCCGGGCAGAGAGGAATAAAAACAACGGAATGCGCTGTCTGCGCAGGTACGTCTCCTCGTTTACAAAATACTGACGCTGAGGCGCCGATTCCCTTAGATGCTGAACTTGAAATCCTGCTTGCTGTAATGCCATATAGTAGGATTCTATGGAGCGATGCATTTTTTTCACCGTACCTCCAAGCCATTGCTGCTCCCGAAATCCCTCCACAAAATACCGATCGACGACCCAGTTGGTTCGGACCCCCGAAGGCTGCAACGTCGACGTGATCACAGGATGTTCTAACGAAAATACGAATGTGCCATTCTCTTTTAACGTGCGGTATACCTTGCGGAACAGGCTGTCCACATCCTCAATATAATGAATCGCCAGTCTGGATATGACCAGATCATATGTATCCGCAGGATAGCTCCAATCTTCCATATACGCTTGCTCGATCTGGGCGTTCTGACCCTTTATCGATTCATTGGCAGCCTGAATCATATTCACTGAGCCTTCAATTCCTGTGTAACTGCCACCACGATGTTCAGGACCCAACAGTTCTGCTCCGAACCTCGCATCCCCACAGCCGAGATCTAATATGCTCTTGCCCTCAACGTCTCCGAGTAGCTCCAGCATTACTGGCTTCTCCAACGTATCATTGGCATTCTCCTGCCATTGCCGGCGTTCCATATACTTTTCGAAATTAGCCCCATCGTCGTAAAAATCCGATCCCCGTTCGCTCATTGCGCAACCCCTCCGTTACTGTAAATAAGCTCAGCTCTAATATTCAGCCTGCAAGATTATACAGAAAATCGGCATAGGTTTCTACAGCAAAAAGGCTGTCACCCGAAATAATCCAGCAAACAGCCCTACGCATTAGAAGTAAGTTTCATTCAGATTGATCCATATAAGGCCGGCGGCCACCTTTTTTGACGA contains these protein-coding regions:
- a CDS encoding class I SAM-dependent methyltransferase gives rise to the protein MSERGSDFYDDGANFEKYMERRQWQENANDTLEKPVMLELLGDVEGKSILDLGCGDARFGAELLGPEHRGGSYTGIEGSVNMIQAANESIKGQNAQIEQAYMEDWSYPADTYDLVISRLAIHYIEDVDSLFRKVYRTLKENGTFVFSLEHPVITSTLQPSGVRTNWVVDRYFVEGFREQQWLGGTVKKMHRSIESYYMALQQAGFQVQHLRESAPQRQYFVNEETYLRRQRIPLFLFLSARK